The Catenuloplanes niger genome includes a window with the following:
- a CDS encoding SRPBCC family protein, with protein sequence MTTTSVPITVFARTTTSPAHTYRVIVPIDLARVFKPWGPFPGVAEVRDQTGTWDRPGTSRQTWFTDGSKADERLTETAEGHGFAYELSGFTNVLAGLVSGVRGEWSFLPDGTGTSIRWTYDFKPLPGRRWIVAGPFKPLWTRYMRAALARMVTVVQETPGGIMQE encoded by the coding sequence ATGACCACAACGAGTGTTCCGATCACCGTCTTCGCCCGCACGACGACCAGCCCCGCGCACACCTACCGGGTCATCGTGCCGATCGACCTCGCCCGGGTGTTCAAGCCGTGGGGACCGTTCCCCGGCGTCGCGGAGGTGCGCGACCAGACCGGTACCTGGGACCGGCCGGGGACGTCGCGCCAAACCTGGTTCACGGACGGTTCCAAGGCCGACGAGCGGCTCACCGAGACCGCGGAGGGGCACGGGTTCGCCTACGAGCTGAGCGGCTTCACCAACGTGCTGGCCGGTCTGGTCTCCGGGGTACGCGGCGAGTGGTCGTTCCTGCCCGACGGCACCGGCACGTCGATCCGGTGGACCTACGACTTCAAGCCGTTGCCGGGCCGCCGCTGGATCGTCGCGGGGCCGTTCAAGCCGCTCTGGACCCGCTACATGCGCGCCGCACTCGCCCGGATGGTGACCGTGGTGCAGGAGACGCCCGGTGGCATCATGCAGGAGTGA
- a CDS encoding DUF3500 domain-containing protein — translation MARPRDSTSLGVAALAVSAGLLVLALTACSGDSGSLDPAPRASIPSSPAGSSAAPPNAPGASSSATTAIVTAANAFLATLTDSERDSVLFDRGDREQKQRWSNLPHGVFDREGLMVGDLAQSKVDAFLTMMRATLSPEGYHRVIDEWAADDALASRRGGSIGRQYYWFAIIGEPSPTEPWQWQFGGHHLSVNATVEGDALSMTPSFLGAEPATYDADGNSVRPLGDITDQAFSLVDSLSDAQRQRAVLGSQPIDLVLGAGQDCRSIPSEGLPGSEMTGAQQAAFRTLLSKYGGLGNGPHAAARQAQLEADLTTTHFAWYGPTTPGSAAYFRITGPRVVVEYSPQAMGGDPENHIHGIYRDPTNDYGGTVC, via the coding sequence ATGGCTCGACCACGTGACTCGACGTCCCTCGGTGTGGCAGCCCTGGCGGTCTCCGCCGGGCTGCTGGTGCTCGCGCTCACCGCGTGCAGCGGCGACAGCGGTTCCCTCGATCCGGCGCCACGCGCCTCGATCCCGTCGAGCCCGGCGGGCTCGAGCGCGGCACCGCCGAACGCACCGGGCGCGTCCTCGTCCGCCACCACGGCGATCGTGACGGCGGCGAACGCCTTCCTCGCCACCCTGACCGACAGCGAGCGTGACAGCGTGCTGTTCGACCGGGGCGACCGGGAGCAGAAGCAGCGCTGGTCCAACCTGCCGCACGGCGTTTTCGACCGCGAGGGCCTGATGGTCGGCGACCTGGCGCAGAGCAAGGTCGACGCGTTCCTCACGATGATGCGGGCCACGCTCAGCCCGGAGGGCTACCACCGGGTGATCGACGAGTGGGCGGCCGACGACGCCCTCGCCTCCCGTCGCGGCGGGAGCATCGGCCGGCAGTACTACTGGTTCGCGATCATCGGTGAGCCGTCACCGACCGAGCCGTGGCAGTGGCAGTTCGGCGGCCACCACCTCTCGGTCAACGCCACCGTCGAGGGCGACGCCCTCTCGATGACCCCCAGCTTCCTCGGCGCCGAACCGGCCACCTACGACGCCGACGGAAACTCCGTCCGCCCGCTCGGCGACATCACCGACCAGGCGTTCAGTCTGGTCGACTCGCTCAGTGACGCCCAGCGGCAGCGAGCGGTACTCGGCAGCCAGCCGATCGACCTCGTGCTCGGAGCGGGACAGGACTGCCGGTCCATCCCGTCCGAAGGGCTGCCCGGATCGGAGATGACCGGCGCCCAGCAGGCCGCGTTCCGTACGCTGCTCAGCAAGTACGGCGGGCTCGGCAACGGCCCGCACGCCGCCGCCCGGCAGGCGCAGCTGGAAGCCGACCTCACCACCACCCACTTCGCCTGGTACGGCCCGACCACGCCCGGCAGCGCCGCATACTTCCGGATCACCGGTCCGCGCGTCGTCGTCGAGTACTCCCCGCAAGCCATGGGCGGCGATCCCGAGAACCACATCCACGGCATCTATCGTGACCCCACCAACGACTACGGCGGCACGGTCTGCTGA
- a CDS encoding GbsR/MarR family transcriptional regulator has product MPGGRLTQQERRRIASGLADRLSYAEIARRLGRPTSTISREVARNGGPGGYRPQWAQRATARRARRGVPVPPSAATVAGDAAADGIVEMAVRSGLPRITARVHVDLLMAEDGRRTAAELTRRLGVSAASVSGAVNFLIDNGYVRRERDPELRRDVYVVDDDAWYHSLVISSTQTLGAARAALAAADALGPGSPVGERLSKVGMFLERVMEDGLESAARWRPLLM; this is encoded by the coding sequence ATGCCAGGAGGACGGTTGACCCAGCAGGAACGCCGGCGTATCGCGTCCGGCCTCGCGGACCGGCTCAGCTACGCGGAGATCGCCCGCCGGCTCGGCCGGCCGACCTCGACGATCAGCCGCGAGGTCGCCCGCAACGGCGGCCCCGGCGGCTACCGGCCGCAGTGGGCGCAGCGGGCGACGGCCCGGCGCGCGCGGCGTGGCGTCCCGGTGCCCCCGTCCGCGGCCACGGTCGCCGGCGACGCGGCGGCGGACGGGATCGTCGAGATGGCGGTGCGGTCCGGCCTGCCCAGGATCACCGCGCGCGTGCACGTCGACCTGCTGATGGCCGAGGACGGCCGGCGCACCGCGGCCGAGCTGACCCGGCGGCTCGGCGTCAGCGCCGCGTCCGTCTCCGGCGCGGTCAACTTCCTGATCGACAACGGGTACGTCCGGCGTGAGCGCGACCCCGAGTTGCGCCGCGACGTCTACGTGGTCGACGACGACGCCTGGTACCACTCCCTCGTGATCAGCTCGACGCAGACGCTCGGCGCCGCCCGGGCCGCCCTGGCCGCGGCGGACGCGCTCGGCCCCGGCAGTCCGGTGGGGGAGCGGCTGTCCAAGGTGGGCATGTTCCTGGAGCGGGTGATGGAGGACGGCCTGGAGTCGGCCGCGCGCTGGCGCCCGCTCCTGATGTGA
- a CDS encoding nitronate monooxygenase — MTTEVPSVIQGGMGVGVSGWRLARAVARAGQLGVVSGVALDAQLARRLQRGDEGGHLRRALARFPVPALAATVLDRYFVPGGVPDGRPMRPVPKLGLRPRIQAQLLTVVANFAEVLLAKEGHDGPVGVNYLEKIQTATPAAVYGAMLAGVDYVLMGAGLPTEIPRLLDTLAAGRPATLPVTVHGALPGESHHVTLDPAEVLGAAAGPLRRPRFLAIVSSATLAGYLARDAATRPDGFVLEGPVAGGHSARPRGRLVLDAGGEPVYGARDHIDVPSIAALGLPFWLAGGQCGPEHLAAARRAGAAGIQVGTAFALCRESALDDGLKRRLRGDAAAGTLTVRNDVRASPTGFPFKTASMAGTASDERVYAARPRLCDLGYLRTPYRRENGAVGYRCPAEPVDEYVRKGGPAVDTEGSRCLCNGLMSTAGLGQARPGGYLEPPLVTLGQDLAFLSRLTGDYAAADVIRFLLRT; from the coding sequence ATGACGACAGAGGTCCCGTCGGTGATCCAGGGTGGAATGGGTGTCGGCGTCTCCGGCTGGCGGCTGGCCCGGGCCGTGGCGCGCGCCGGGCAGCTCGGCGTGGTCTCCGGCGTCGCGCTCGACGCCCAGCTCGCGCGGCGGCTGCAGCGCGGCGACGAGGGCGGGCACCTGCGGCGCGCGCTGGCGCGGTTCCCGGTGCCGGCACTGGCCGCGACCGTGCTCGACCGCTACTTCGTGCCGGGCGGGGTGCCGGACGGCCGGCCGATGCGCCCGGTGCCGAAACTCGGGTTGCGGCCCCGGATCCAGGCGCAGCTGCTGACCGTGGTCGCGAACTTCGCCGAGGTTCTCCTGGCCAAGGAGGGGCACGACGGCCCGGTCGGCGTGAACTACCTGGAGAAGATCCAGACCGCCACCCCGGCCGCGGTGTACGGCGCGATGCTGGCCGGCGTCGACTACGTGCTGATGGGCGCGGGCCTGCCCACCGAGATCCCGCGGCTGCTGGACACGCTCGCGGCCGGGCGGCCCGCGACGCTGCCGGTCACCGTGCACGGCGCGCTGCCGGGCGAGAGCCACCACGTCACGCTCGACCCGGCCGAGGTGCTCGGCGCGGCCGCCGGGCCGCTGCGCCGGCCGCGGTTCCTCGCGATCGTCTCGTCCGCCACGCTCGCCGGCTACCTCGCCCGGGACGCGGCGACCCGGCCGGACGGCTTCGTGCTGGAGGGACCGGTGGCCGGCGGGCACAGCGCGCGGCCACGGGGCCGGCTGGTGCTCGACGCCGGCGGCGAGCCGGTGTACGGCGCCCGGGACCACATCGACGTACCCTCGATCGCCGCTCTCGGTCTGCCGTTCTGGCTGGCCGGAGGCCAGTGCGGGCCGGAGCACCTGGCCGCGGCCCGGCGGGCGGGGGCGGCCGGGATCCAGGTCGGCACCGCGTTCGCGCTGTGCCGGGAGTCCGCGCTCGACGACGGACTGAAGCGGCGGCTGCGCGGCGACGCGGCCGCCGGCACGCTGACCGTGCGCAACGACGTGCGGGCGTCCCCGACCGGGTTCCCGTTCAAGACCGCGTCGATGGCCGGGACCGCGTCCGACGAGCGGGTCTACGCGGCCCGGCCCCGGCTGTGCGACCTCGGCTACCTGCGCACGCCGTACCGGCGGGAGAACGGCGCGGTCGGCTACCGCTGCCCCGCGGAGCCGGTCGACGAGTACGTGCGCAAGGGCGGCCCCGCCGTGGACACCGAGGGCAGCCGCTGTCTGTGCAACGGCCTGATGTCCACGGCCGGCCTCGGTCAGGCCCGGCCCGGCGGATATCTCGAACCGCCGCTGGTGACGCTCGGCCAGGACCTCGCGTTCCTGTCCCGGCTGACCGGCGACTACGCCGCGGCCGACGTCATCCGGTTCCTGCTGCGGACCTGA
- a CDS encoding cytochrome P450, which translates to MGEIVMGESVHTVAGTPKARRPGCPFDPPAELAEARRHGPISRFTHDYGRPGWLVTGFDLVRSVLADPRFSARKDLLAIGDFTVPAAPPGEFLLTDEPEHGRYRKRLQGRFTVRRMRLLTARIEEITTGCLDEMERTGPPADLVTAFAKPIPTIVICELLGVPYADRGRFQEQVDAFMGGAATDEEVFAAYTATQHYLDELVAAKRAHPTDDILSELTTGDLTDEELRGMSLLLLAAGLDTTANMLSLGTYALLEHPAQLAALRADPERGVEELLRYLTVAKTFMRTALEDVELGGQMIEAGTTVALSYHMADHDPERFHAPGTLDVARRDGGHLAFGHGVHQCLGQQLARVEMRVAFTALFDRFPTLRVAGPAGLRPETADVYGMTSLPVAWTP; encoded by the coding sequence ATGGGGGAAATCGTCATGGGGGAATCCGTGCACACGGTTGCCGGGACGCCGAAGGCCCGCCGGCCCGGTTGTCCGTTCGACCCGCCGGCCGAGCTGGCCGAGGCACGCCGGCACGGGCCGATCAGCCGGTTCACGCACGACTACGGCCGGCCCGGCTGGCTGGTCACCGGCTTCGACCTGGTCCGGTCGGTGCTGGCCGACCCACGGTTCAGTGCGCGGAAGGACCTGCTCGCCATCGGCGACTTCACCGTGCCGGCCGCGCCACCCGGCGAGTTCCTGCTGACCGACGAGCCGGAGCACGGGCGCTATCGCAAGCGGCTGCAGGGCCGGTTCACGGTCCGGCGCATGCGGCTGCTGACCGCGCGGATCGAGGAGATCACCACCGGCTGCCTGGACGAGATGGAGCGGACCGGGCCGCCGGCGGACCTGGTGACCGCGTTCGCGAAGCCGATCCCGACGATCGTGATCTGCGAGCTGCTCGGCGTGCCGTACGCCGACCGGGGCCGCTTCCAGGAACAGGTGGACGCGTTCATGGGCGGTGCGGCCACCGACGAGGAGGTGTTCGCGGCCTACACCGCGACCCAGCACTACCTGGACGAGCTGGTGGCCGCGAAGCGCGCGCACCCGACCGACGACATCCTCAGCGAGCTCACCACCGGCGACCTGACCGACGAGGAACTGCGCGGCATGAGCCTGCTGCTGCTCGCGGCCGGGCTGGACACCACCGCGAACATGCTGTCGCTGGGCACGTACGCGTTGCTGGAGCACCCGGCGCAGCTGGCCGCGCTGCGCGCCGACCCGGAGCGGGGCGTCGAGGAGCTGCTGCGGTACCTGACCGTGGCGAAGACGTTCATGCGGACCGCGCTGGAGGACGTCGAGCTCGGCGGGCAGATGATCGAGGCCGGCACCACGGTCGCGCTGTCGTACCACATGGCCGACCACGACCCGGAGCGCTTTCACGCGCCGGGCACACTGGACGTGGCCCGGCGGGACGGCGGGCACCTCGCGTTCGGCCACGGCGTCCACCAGTGCCTTGGTCAGCAGCTGGCCCGGGTCGAGATGCGGGTCGCGTTCACCGCGCTGTTCGACCGCTTCCCCACGCTGCGCGTGGCCGGCCCGGCCGGGCTGCGGCCGGAGACCGCCGACGTCTACGGCATGACGAGCCTGCCGGTGGCCTGGACGCCCTGA
- a CDS encoding putative bifunctional diguanylate cyclase/phosphodiesterase, which produces MRGRGGRVGYLVGLAVLSAMYYAWPAWRLELWALIGLGGVAAIVTGVWLHRPARWSAWLLIAAALLVFVTGDTINNTYLTLQLQPPYPGVADVLYLLVYPLLGGGLLLLVRSRAGDRNRAALLDALVPTVSFGLLTWVFLVAPYARATDLSAVEKSLSVAYPVGDVLSLGFLLRLLVAPGRKPATVRLLTVAVTGLLVSDIVYSLGRLDATWQIGGPVDLGWVAMYGCAGLAALHPSMAAVAGEPAGEPDLGPRAAMRRLVLLTGASLIAPAVLLLQYAHGEVVDAPIIAAAAALMFVLVMARVYGLMTERTALAAEVSRREGEAYFRTLIQSASDVILIVGDDARIRYASPSATVLLGYPDLTGTPLHTIVADTHHDTLLLAERGRVESADLTAVRADRCLLQVECAVRDLRGDPTVRGLVLTLRDVTERRRLENDLAHQAFHDSLTGLANRVLFRDRLDQSYARAELAGAGIGVLFVDLDDFKEVNDTLGHAVGDQVLVSVAERISRSVGPDDTAARMGGDEFAILVAHADGPGGAEDVAARVIAALRAPVEVSDGLGGRFAASGAASIGLATSADASTPTELLRHADLALYLAKGAGKGDWKRYRPDLQTAMIERSALRQALHEAVEREQFVLHYQPIVDMPTGAVVGLEALVRWQHPERGLLGPYHFIELAEESGAIVGIGGWALREALHRFVRWQRDHPAAAPAYVSVNVSARQFRRPDFVGQVRAALDGTGAAPGALLLEITESLVLHDTEQVLADLRALRALGVRIAIDDFGTGYSSLSYLRHLPVDVLKIDKSFIDDIVTSDRQAALVTAIVTLARDLGLTVVAEGIEDAGQRATLNGMGCPYGQGYLFSKPVPPEAVPGTITAAELTAP; this is translated from the coding sequence ATGAGAGGCAGGGGCGGCCGCGTCGGGTACCTGGTGGGGCTGGCGGTGCTGAGCGCGATGTACTACGCCTGGCCGGCGTGGCGGCTGGAGCTGTGGGCGCTGATCGGGCTCGGCGGCGTGGCCGCGATCGTGACCGGCGTGTGGCTGCACCGGCCGGCGCGGTGGTCGGCGTGGCTGCTGATCGCGGCGGCGCTGCTGGTGTTCGTCACCGGCGACACGATCAACAACACGTATCTCACGCTGCAGCTGCAGCCGCCCTACCCGGGTGTCGCGGACGTGCTCTACCTGCTGGTCTATCCGCTGCTCGGCGGCGGGCTGCTGCTGCTCGTCCGGTCCCGCGCGGGTGACCGCAACCGGGCGGCGCTGCTCGACGCGCTGGTGCCGACCGTCAGTTTCGGGCTACTCACCTGGGTGTTCCTGGTCGCACCGTACGCGCGGGCCACCGATCTGAGCGCGGTGGAGAAGTCGCTGTCCGTGGCGTACCCGGTGGGTGACGTGTTGTCCCTGGGTTTTCTGCTCCGCCTGCTCGTGGCGCCGGGGCGCAAGCCGGCCACGGTGCGCCTGCTGACCGTGGCCGTCACCGGGCTGCTGGTCTCGGACATCGTGTACAGCCTCGGCCGGCTCGACGCGACCTGGCAGATCGGCGGCCCGGTCGACCTGGGCTGGGTCGCGATGTACGGCTGTGCGGGACTCGCCGCGCTGCACCCGTCGATGGCCGCGGTCGCGGGGGAGCCGGCCGGTGAGCCGGACCTCGGCCCGCGGGCCGCGATGCGCCGGCTGGTGCTGCTCACCGGCGCCTCGCTGATCGCGCCGGCGGTGCTGCTGCTGCAGTACGCGCACGGCGAGGTGGTCGACGCGCCGATCATCGCCGCCGCGGCCGCGCTGATGTTCGTGCTGGTGATGGCGCGCGTGTACGGGCTGATGACGGAACGCACGGCGCTGGCCGCGGAGGTGAGCCGGCGCGAGGGGGAGGCGTACTTCCGCACGCTCATCCAGAGCGCGTCGGACGTGATCCTGATCGTCGGCGACGACGCGCGGATCCGCTACGCCAGCCCGTCCGCGACCGTGCTGCTCGGCTACCCGGACCTGACCGGGACGCCGCTGCACACCATCGTCGCGGACACCCATCACGACACGCTGCTGCTGGCCGAGCGCGGCCGGGTGGAGAGCGCCGACCTGACCGCGGTCCGCGCCGACCGGTGCCTGCTGCAGGTCGAGTGCGCGGTCCGGGACCTGCGGGGCGATCCGACCGTCCGCGGGCTGGTCCTCACGCTGCGCGACGTGACGGAGCGGCGCCGGCTGGAGAACGACCTGGCGCACCAGGCGTTCCACGACAGCCTGACCGGGCTGGCGAACCGGGTGCTGTTCCGGGACCGGCTCGACCAGTCCTACGCGCGGGCCGAGCTGGCCGGGGCCGGCATCGGCGTGCTCTTCGTCGACCTGGACGACTTCAAGGAGGTCAACGACACGCTCGGGCACGCGGTCGGCGACCAGGTGCTGGTCAGCGTGGCCGAGCGGATCTCCCGCTCGGTCGGGCCGGACGACACCGCGGCGCGGATGGGCGGCGACGAGTTCGCGATCCTGGTCGCCCACGCGGACGGGCCCGGCGGCGCGGAGGACGTGGCCGCGCGGGTGATCGCCGCGCTGCGGGCGCCGGTCGAGGTCAGCGACGGTCTCGGCGGCCGGTTCGCGGCCAGCGGCGCGGCCAGCATCGGCCTGGCCACCAGCGCGGACGCGAGCACGCCGACCGAGTTGCTGCGGCACGCGGATCTGGCGCTCTACCTGGCCAAGGGCGCCGGGAAGGGCGACTGGAAGCGGTACCGGCCGGACCTGCAGACCGCGATGATCGAACGGTCCGCGCTGCGGCAGGCGCTGCACGAGGCGGTCGAGCGCGAGCAGTTCGTGCTGCACTACCAGCCGATCGTGGACATGCCGACCGGCGCGGTGGTCGGGCTGGAGGCGCTGGTGCGCTGGCAGCACCCGGAGCGGGGGCTGCTCGGGCCGTACCACTTCATCGAGCTCGCGGAGGAGAGCGGCGCGATCGTCGGCATCGGCGGCTGGGCGCTGCGCGAGGCGCTGCACCGGTTCGTCCGCTGGCAGCGGGACCACCCGGCAGCCGCGCCGGCGTACGTGAGCGTGAACGTGTCCGCCCGGCAGTTCCGCCGCCCGGACTTCGTCGGTCAGGTCCGCGCCGCGCTGGACGGCACCGGGGCCGCGCCGGGCGCGCTGCTGCTGGAGATCACCGAGAGCCTGGTGCTGCACGACACCGAGCAGGTGCTCGCGGACCTGCGCGCGCTGCGGGCGCTCGGCGTGCGGATCGCGATCGACGACTTCGGCACCGGCTACTCGTCGCTGAGCTATCTGCGGCACCTCCCGGTGGACGTCCTCAAGATCGACAAATCGTTCATCGACGACATCGTGACCAGCGACCGGCAGGCCGCGCTGGTCACCGCGATCGTCACGCTGGCCCGCGACCTCGGCCTGACCGTGGTCGCCGAGGGCATCGAGGACGCCGGCCAGCGCGCCACGCTCAACGGCATGGGCTGCCCGTACGGTCAGGGCTACCTGTTCTCGAAGCCGGTCCCACCGGAGGCGGTCCCGGGCACGATCACGGCCGCGGAGCTGACCGCGCCGTGA
- a CDS encoding trimeric intracellular cation channel family protein: MLSYVLDLTGVFAFGSYGAYQALRVRMNYFGVFVCAGLVAMGGGTVREVILHGTPAYIADYRYVAVVTVAAATVVVVFPHFHRVEPGLAVLDAVGTGAFALFGAIRAAESGLGLGGMMLCGTLTAVGGGVICDLLAGHRSRLFWNDSVMVPVLLTTVLAWLLRAHLSSPPLVASLVVLAAVVRIATVRWNLQLRPAAARWHRRTDSVDETSVHRTNGSPWNDVTVPLPVARDRTPR, encoded by the coding sequence ATGCTGTCCTACGTCCTGGACCTGACCGGGGTCTTCGCCTTCGGCAGTTACGGCGCCTACCAGGCACTGCGGGTGCGGATGAACTACTTCGGCGTCTTCGTCTGCGCGGGGCTGGTCGCCATGGGTGGCGGCACCGTGCGCGAGGTCATCCTGCACGGCACACCCGCCTACATCGCCGACTACCGGTACGTCGCGGTCGTCACCGTCGCGGCGGCCACCGTGGTGGTGGTGTTCCCGCACTTCCACCGCGTCGAGCCGGGCCTGGCCGTGCTGGACGCCGTGGGCACCGGTGCGTTCGCGTTGTTCGGTGCCATCCGTGCCGCGGAGTCAGGCCTCGGGCTCGGCGGAATGATGCTGTGCGGCACGCTCACCGCGGTCGGCGGCGGAGTCATCTGCGATCTGCTGGCCGGCCACCGTTCCCGGCTCTTCTGGAACGACTCGGTCATGGTGCCCGTGCTGCTGACGACCGTGCTCGCCTGGCTCCTGCGGGCCCACCTGTCCAGTCCCCCGCTGGTGGCGTCGCTGGTCGTGCTCGCGGCCGTCGTGCGCATCGCGACCGTACGCTGGAACCTGCAACTGCGGCCGGCCGCGGCCCGCTGGCATCGCCGCACCGACAGCGTGGACGAGACGTCCGTGCACCGCACGAACGGCTCACCCTGGAACGACGTGACCGTACCGCTGCCGGTGGCCCGCGACCGGACACCGCGCTGA
- a CDS encoding nickel/cobalt transporter, giving the protein MNRRALISRRAAAAVVLAPLSLLIGVLLPAGPAAAHPLDALLHAAYLTPAPGSIGVDLDISPGVLVAPDALADLDPDRDRQITGAEARAYAERVLGRLQIRADGVPLRVAPVDVDMPPYLTIQAGYGVIRLHGRADGAPVGGGEHEIFFRNDNTTRGATYQVNAVSHAGAPVVLGTQQRDAAQQQSRVAYRIGTGAAAAPAASETAAPPGSGRLAGLLESRTLSVTVVLLAIGFAALLGALHALTPGHAKTLMAAYLVGSGGTTRNAVTLGAVITFTHTASVIAIGMVALFASRFLVPGVLVPALEIISGALVLVIGLQLIRRRRPAAFTGRREHTRPVERVPVHAGVTHPHHHDHHHHEAGATHSHGGRSHTHALPVSGLTPRNLIAMGVSGGLVPCPEALGVMVLAVGVNRTVLGLGLILSFSLGLAAVLMGLGIVLVRFRHLVGRFARLGTRWTTALPLVSAVVVSALGAGLVLKGLGTGFPMLC; this is encoded by the coding sequence ATGAACCGTCGTGCCCTGATCAGCCGCCGTGCGGCCGCGGCGGTCGTGCTGGCCCCGCTCAGTCTGTTGATCGGCGTGCTGCTGCCGGCCGGTCCGGCAGCGGCGCACCCGCTCGACGCCCTCCTCCACGCGGCCTATCTGACTCCGGCCCCGGGCTCGATCGGCGTCGACCTCGACATCTCACCCGGCGTACTCGTCGCACCCGACGCCCTCGCCGATCTCGATCCCGACCGCGACCGGCAGATCACCGGCGCCGAGGCCCGCGCGTACGCCGAGCGCGTCCTCGGCCGCCTTCAGATCCGCGCGGACGGCGTACCCCTGCGCGTCGCCCCGGTGGACGTGGACATGCCGCCCTACCTGACCATCCAGGCCGGCTACGGCGTCATCCGTCTCCATGGCCGGGCCGACGGAGCACCGGTGGGCGGCGGCGAGCACGAGATCTTCTTTCGCAACGACAACACCACCCGAGGCGCGACCTATCAGGTCAACGCCGTCAGCCACGCCGGCGCACCGGTCGTTCTGGGCACCCAGCAACGCGACGCGGCTCAGCAGCAGAGCCGCGTCGCCTATCGCATCGGCACCGGCGCCGCGGCCGCGCCAGCGGCGTCGGAGACCGCGGCACCGCCCGGGTCCGGCCGGCTGGCCGGGCTTCTCGAGTCCCGGACGCTGTCGGTGACCGTCGTGCTCCTGGCGATCGGCTTCGCCGCCCTGCTCGGAGCCCTCCACGCGCTCACGCCCGGCCACGCGAAGACGCTCATGGCCGCGTACCTCGTCGGGAGCGGCGGCACGACCCGCAACGCCGTCACACTGGGTGCGGTCATCACCTTCACCCACACCGCATCGGTCATCGCCATCGGCATGGTCGCCCTGTTCGCCAGCCGGTTCCTCGTCCCCGGCGTCCTGGTGCCCGCCCTGGAGATCATCTCCGGCGCGCTGGTCCTCGTGATCGGCCTGCAACTGATCAGGCGACGCCGGCCCGCCGCCTTCACCGGCCGGCGGGAACACACCCGCCCAGTCGAACGCGTGCCGGTGCACGCCGGGGTCACCCACCCACATCACCACGACCATCATCATCACGAAGCCGGCGCCACGCACAGCCACGGCGGACGCTCGCACACACACGCGCTTCCGGTCAGCGGCCTCACGCCACGCAACCTCATCGCGATGGGAGTCTCCGGCGGGCTCGTGCCCTGTCCCGAAGCGCTCGGCGTCATGGTCCTCGCGGTGGGCGTCAACCGCACCGTTCTCGGCCTCGGCCTCATCCTCTCCTTCAGTCTGGGCCTGGCCGCGGTCCTCATGGGGCTGGGCATCGTTCTCGTCCGGTTCCGCCACCTCGTCGGCCGTTTCGCCCGCCTCGGCACCCGATGGACGACGGCGCTTCCCCTGGTCAGCGCCGTGGTCGTCAGCGCACTCGGCGCAGGGCTGGTCCTGAAAGGACTGGGCACCGGCTTCCCGATGCTGTGCTGA
- a CDS encoding MmyB family transcriptional regulator, translated as MSDPSFGALLRGWRDRLDPADAGYARSARSRAPGLRREELAELAGLSVEYVLRLEQGRATNPSGQVVSAVARALRLTTAERDQLFRAAGLLPPRDRTVGTHVPPSVRRLVGRLGDLPIGVFAADWSLLWWNDMWTALHGDPSGLPPAERNLARALFGTGAGRWHLRPVSSAAGPYAFETAIVADLREAVARYPADPGLAALVDGLRTVSPFFGELWAAADMAQLTGDLKTISHPELGDVTLDCDVLTVPGADLRIVTYTAAPATSGADQLERMRTSRFSEAR; from the coding sequence GTGAGCGACCCGAGCTTCGGCGCCTTGCTGCGCGGCTGGCGTGACCGCCTCGACCCGGCCGATGCCGGCTACGCCCGGTCGGCCCGCAGTCGCGCCCCCGGCCTGCGCCGGGAGGAACTCGCCGAGCTCGCCGGCCTGTCCGTCGAGTACGTGCTGCGCCTGGAGCAGGGCCGGGCCACGAATCCGTCCGGACAGGTGGTCTCGGCCGTCGCCCGGGCGCTGCGGCTCACCACGGCCGAGCGCGATCAGCTGTTCCGCGCCGCCGGCCTGCTCCCCCCGCGCGACCGCACCGTCGGCACGCACGTGCCGCCGAGCGTCCGCCGCCTCGTCGGCCGCCTCGGTGACCTCCCGATCGGCGTGTTCGCCGCCGACTGGAGCCTGCTGTGGTGGAACGACATGTGGACGGCCCTGCACGGCGACCCGTCCGGCCTGCCGCCCGCCGAACGCAACCTCGCCCGCGCGCTCTTCGGCACCGGAGCGGGTCGTTGGCACCTGCGTCCCGTCTCGTCGGCGGCCGGACCGTACGCGTTCGAGACCGCGATCGTCGCGGACCTGCGCGAAGCGGTCGCCCGCTACCCGGCCGACCCGGGACTGGCCGCGCTCGTGGACGGGTTGCGGACGGTGTCGCCGTTCTTCGGTGAGCTGTGGGCCGCGGCGGACATGGCGCAGCTGACCGGGGACCTGAAGACGATCAGCCATCCCGAGCTCGGCGACGTCACCCTGGACTGCGACGTGCTGACCGTGCCGGGAGCCGACCTGCGCATCGTCACCTACACGGCGGCCCCGGCGACCAGCGGCGCCGACCAGCTGGAGCGCATGCGTACGTCCCGGTTCAGCGAGGCCCGCTGA